The sequence gcccattttcaaggtcaaacgagccccgaagcacgcatatcccccattttgacgattttcatgtgctatagcaaaccattttttggatgatctggatttcaacgtcaaaaatgcaaaaatttttgtggacgcctgtcaagacctttgctatgcagtcagttggccatcacggcctatccgacccattttcaatgccaaacgagccctgaagcgcgcatacctcccatttcgatgattttcgtgtgctataacaaatcATGTTTTGGGTGTACCAGATTcagacatcaaaaatgccaaaattttttgtggacatccatcaagaccttgtctacgcatccggttggccctcacggctaatccgacccattttcaaggtcaaacgagccctaaagcatgcatacccccatttcgacgattttcgtgtgctatagagaaccattttttgggtgatccggattccgacgtcaaaaatgaaaaatatttgtatggacatccatcaagaccttggctatgcatccggttggccctcacggcgcgtccgacccattttcaaggtcaaacaagccccgaagagTGCATACCCCTATTtaaacgattttcgtgtgctatatagcaaaccattttttgggtgatccgggcTCCGctgtcaaaaatgcaaaaattttttattgacgtctgtcaagaccttagCTATGCAGCAAGTTGGTCCTCACGgtcagtccaacccattttcaaggtcaaatgagccctgaagcgcgcataccccccatttacacgattttcgtgtgttatagaaaatcatttatttgggtgatccgaattccgatgttaaaaatgccaaaattttttgtggatgtccgtcaagactTAGCTATGCATACAGTTGGTCCTTACGTCCTgtacgacccattttaaaggtcaaacgagccccggaacGCGCATACCTCccttttttgataattttcgtgtgctatagcaaaccatttttcgcGTGATCTGTATTTCGACGCCAAAAATGCAAAAATCTTTTGTGAAGGTCCGTCAGGACCTtagctatgcagccggttgtccatcacggccagtccgacccatcttcaaggtcaaacgatccccgaagcgcgcataccctccatttagacaattttcgtgtgctatagcaaaccatttttgggtgattcgaattccaacgtcaaaaattccaaatttttttgtggacttcCATCTAGACATTGGCTATGCAGCTGGTTGTCCCTCACGAATAGTCCAACCcaatttaaaggtcaaacaagctccgaagcgcgcataccccccatttagacgatatacgtgtgctatagcaaactattttttgggtcatctggattccgacgtcaaaaatgccaaaagtttttgtagacgtccatcaagaccttgtctacgCATCCGCTTTTCCCTCACGGCCaatctgacccattttcaaggttaaagaAGTCCTGAAGCGCGTataccccctatttcgacgattttcgtgtggtATAGCAGACCATTTTTTGGGTCagccggattccgacgtcaaaaatgccaaaaatttttctGGACGAcagtcaagaccttggctatgaagCCGGTTGGCGCTCACGGCTAGTATGACCCATAATGAAGTCAAACGCGCCctgaagcacgcatacccccaatttcgatgattttcgtgtgctatagcaaaccattttttgggtgatccggatttcgacgtcaaaaattccaaaaatttttatCGACGTCTGTCAATACCTTGGATATGCAGACGGTTGGCTCTCACGGAAAGTCCGACCCAAtttaaaggtcaaatgagcctcgAAGCACGCATACTCCACATTTCAAggattttcgtgtactatagcaaattattttttgggtgatctggattccgacgtaaaaaattccaaaattttttgtggacgtccatctaGACCTTGACTATGCATCCGGTTTGTCCTCATGGCCATTTTGacccaatttcaaggtcaaacgagctccgaagtgcgcatacccccatttagacgattttcgtgtgctgtcgcataccattttttgggtgatcggaattccgacgtcaaatatgccaaaactttttgtggacgtccgtcaaaacCTTTTATaagcatccggttgtccctcacggccaatccgacctattttcaaggtcaaacgagccacaaagcgcgcataccccctatttcgacgattttcgtgtgatatagagaaccattttttgggtgattcgaattccaacgtcaaaaatgcctaacttttttgtggacgtcctataagaccttggctatgcagccggtttgCTATCACGGGaagtctgacccattttcaaggtcaaacgagccccgaagcgcgcatacccccttttagatgattttcgtgtgctatagcaaaccattttttgggtgatccggattccgacgtcaaaaatgccaaatttttttgtggaggtCCGTCaggaccttggctatgcagccgattGGCTATCAcgaccagtccgacccattttaaaggtcaaacgagcccggaagcgcgcataccccccatttatatgattttcgtgtgctatagcaaaccattttttgggtgatccggattccgacgtcaaaaattccaaattatTTTAGGTCGTCTGtctagaccttggctatgcattcGGTTGGTCCTCACGGCCATTCCTacccaatttcaaggtcaaGCGAGctctgaagcgcgcatacccacaatttagacgatttttgtgtgctataacaaaccattttttgggtgatccggattccgatatcaagaatgcaaaaaaatttgtggacgtctgttaagaccttggctatgcatccagttggacctcacggccagtctgacccattttcaaggtcaaacgagccccgaagcgtgcataccccccatttagacgattttcgttagttatagcaaaccattttttgggtcatTCGAAATCTGAtgttaaaaatgcaaaaaaatttcattgacgtccttcaataccttggctatgcagccggttggctaTCATGGCCAGTTCTCcagaaaatttgaaatctcAGCTTGTCCCACATCGTTTCCCCCTCTATTTTCGACCTATAAGTTGTCCTATAAATGCCCTTGTTGTTCACTGTTCAGAGGGAGGATTTTCGGAGACCAAAGAGTACCCATTAAGTTTTGGAAATTCTTGGTTccaaagatcaaaattttaaaaggttGTGTGGCTTTTCAAGTTGAGAAGTGGAGTCATCTTCTCAACTCGTTGTTCCAATCGCTGCCCAAAACCAGATaactctttcttttccttttccatttagtttaattttagtttatgttgttatattatgtgttggAGCCGAATTAAGGCTAGTTATGTTTCCTAATTTCTCTATGCTGATGAGTCCCTTTttgataaatttcttaaattttacaagtattttagcagtgttcttttattcattgtGTGTTGTTTGACTTTCCAATCCTAACTTCTAGAGAAAGTTAGCAGTGTTCTTTAGTAAAAATGAGAAATCCTATTTTGATTTCATAGCACATTAGGTTTGGTTGATTCTATATCACATCTAGTTATTGAAAACAACCTAAAACACAGAAAAAGGCATTACCCTTGCTAGCTCGACTGAGTAGTTAATCTATATCTTGCTCCATGAAGCGAATAAAAATGTTAACACTTGGTTTAGTTTCTATCATTTTGGTCTCTGTGAAATAGGTGattatttataagtttataaaGTCTAAGGTCTCATATTTATCATTCGAGATTgttttgtttcttgtttttatcaattttgttacgtcatatatgattaaaatattgcTGTGACTTGTCCGAGTTTAGTTGTTGTCTGTATTATGAACTTGTTTCTTTAGTTTATTATGACATCGTTGATACTCTATTCAGTTTGTTTGTAGTCCAAGGGATTGAACAACAATATGTCGTATGTAGATTCGTTTTGAGTGCACTCAATCTCAATTCTACTTTTACACGTGCTCCCTAAAGTGAACCCTTGTTATTTTTACATCCAGTCCCCTTTTCACAATGTGTGTATCTTGCTCGCTTCTTATGTGAAGGATTTTATTTGGTCGAAAATCATGAGTTGATCTTAGGTTTAGTCGAGCTCTTGATGAAGTTGAATTCTAACTCGACTTCTCTTTGGTTGCTCCTAAATCCCTTAGATCCTCATGTCGCTCCTTTGGGCCAAGGATTCTAAATTGCGTACATTGGCTTGGTTTTGGATTTCTTACTATTAGCCAATTATTAGTTTGGATGTTCTATTTGAGAGCTCATGTGTCTTGCGATGCTTTACTAATCCTGATTGTTTATTGGTTTGCTTATTTTTCGGAAATGGTAGAGTTTGTTCttcgtttttttttataaactcgTGTCAGTTTAACGAAACCAAGCATGTTAGCCTGAAATTCTTTGAAGTCTTTGCTATGATCTGTTATTTCCACTACCCTTAGCATATTTATGTTAATACCTGTCAATTAATCTTATGTGATTTTCATGCTATGCTCCCTTTTCTTTCATTATGCATATGTTTTCTATCAAGTTTGCTTTAGTTGTATTCCCTTGCCATCTTAGTCCATGTGTGTCTTAGTTTGATGTCTGATTTCGAATAATAGTTTAGAGTCGAAAAGTGTGTTGCAATGTTGTTGTTTCCAGGCTCTTTAAAGTTCACAGAAGTGTTTATTAGAATTTAAGCTTTTCTTTTGAGTTCTTTGGATTATTTAGATTAGAcgaagagttttttttttagagtgaagatttgttatttcttgtttaaaatTTCACTACCTTTCCTTTGTTTTCATGACTGATTCTTGTAAGGTTTACCTTAATGTCTAAACATCAATGTGTTTCCAAACCATGATTAAGTGAAAGTTTTGTTTGTTATGTGTATGATAGTGTTCACtggtttattttgttatatgaGACTTTGTCCAttgctaaaaaaaaattgttgcttGATTTCTTTCCCTCTAATTGTTGAATTGTAGATTCtgtgtttttttaaattttattttatttatttcttattttggtttaattattttgagcTTTCTCAAagcatttttctttaatatctTCGTAGGTTGATCAAATAttaatctcttttctttttcttttctgcaCGACATTCTTCTATCGAGTCCTTTGGGACTCCCCTCTCTTGCATTGTCCCCTCTTGAATCAACCTCGTCTGAGTCAAGAAAACGGAGCTAGTATTATGGGTTAAGACCCAACTAAACCAGCAGCAAGAGCAGCCTAAAAGGGCTGAAAttcaagttctttttttttttaccataaaGTTTGCTAAATATAGTAGTAGTAGCAGCCTCTAAAAGGCAAAAAAACGAGGAGCAAAAAATTGGGATGAGACCCCGATAAACCAGCAGTAGCAACAGTTCCTTAAGGAGACTAGAATAGGGAATATTTGGACTTAAAAAGTCCAAATCCGGGCAGCATCGGCAGCAAATGGTCTTAATGTCCAAGTTCCGTTCACACTTTGTTTCCATTATATATTGtgattttgtgatattttcttCTAACTTCTAACATTTGTTTTATCTAACTTAGATGAATACCAGAGAGTTCTTAAAtaactcttttattttgttagttgtttacttaaAGTATCCAAATTTTCAAACTCGTTTAAGTTAGACACTCTAAGCTTCAAGATTAACTTGAgaattatttatattctttcatAGTCAGTATTTAGCTTTCAAATCCATGCTTAAGTTATTGTGTTGATTCTTCAACTCTAAAACTTGACCTCGGATAAAATGTCAAGTTAAAATTAGTATTTTGACACCTTAGCATTTGACTTATTTCATACATGGGATAAGATGAGTGTATAAGTGTCAAACGactttagttattttaaaaagCAAGATTTTTAACAAGTAACCTTGAgccttttattaaaaattagcCAACTTTAAAATCCGTCGGTCAACCGTGCGTTAGCGGATTTTTTAAGATGCCTAAACCCTTCCTTAGAAAATTATTTGACTCTTACCCGACTCtgatttatttaaatgttttcttttaaaaaatttccttttaaatcgttttcttatgttttcttaaaaaataaaataagtggcgactctaaaattacttattttttaaaaaactttaacaACATTGTCAAAGTTGCGAAATCGACTTCGAAACCTTTTAGTTTTCGAAATCGGGTCGTAACAGTGAGTATACATGATAGTTCCCGAATTCATTACGGAgatcctcataaagtttttaaagaaaTCTTTTTGGTGTTTCGAGGCGCCAGATCCATGGAGTAGTACACATAAAAGTTAAGGAATTCATGTAATTCCTTAAAAATAGTttgtaaatgtgaaaatatgcaTTAGAAAATACGTGATGCTTCCAAAAACTCATTACAGAGATCCTTATAAAGTatttgcaaaaatatttttggtgcTTTGAGGCACCGATCCATGGTCAATACACAcgaaaatttaaagaatttgcataatttctaaaaattgacgtgtaaatgtgaaaatatgtgttaaaatggtgtgagtatacaaAATGACTCCCGAACTCATTACAAAAATCGTCGTAAGTTATTTCAGAAAAAATTGGATGCTCTGATGTGCCAATTCCATGGGCCGATAAACACGAAAAATCGACAAATTTatgtaatttctaaaaaataacttgtatatgcaaaaatatacgttgaaaaataatatgaatatacatGATAATTCTCAAACTCTTTATGAAAGGTTCTCATAAAATTTTTCGGAAAAACTTTAGATATTTCGAGACATCAGATCCATGGACTAATATAAGTAAAGTTTCTTTCTTCGGTGTGCCATTGAAGCAGCGAGCCACGTGTGAAAGCGGCCATGTATGCCTTCGTACCACCAGCCAATCACTACAAGCCTCACTGCCACCTAGgacataaacattaaaaattgcttaatatttctaattaaatatcCCCACGCGCACTAGGTGACGCGCCATCTGTTACTCCTCTTATGTGAAAACACCTCGCtcacagagagagagagagagagagagagggagagagagagcgGCTACCGGTTACTTTCCCCGTCTTTGGggaattttgaaataaatcacTTTCAGCTTGATCTTCGCTTTACTGGGACCAAAATCTCTGTATCAATTCATCATCAGGTATGTGAATTTCTCTACTGAAAATGTAATTTGGGGATTGTCCTCTGTACGAGTTGTGTCATTTTATTGCTTTACTAGATTTGACATCCTGGGAAAGGACTTATCTGGGTAAATCCCGACTTGGGTGTGAGAAATTCTGGTAAAATTGGCATCTTTGCTGTTTGgcgattttcattttcttttcttgaatttaatgCATTTTATATATGTCTTCTGTGGTTTTAAGATGTGGGGTTTTAATTTTATCCTCCTCTGTTAGTGTTTCTTTTTGTAGGTTTTGACTGATAGTTGTTTTGCTAAATTTTCTTGACCTAGAACCTCCGGGGAGATCTTGGATGTGGCTACGGAGGGTTGGTTCCTTTTAATCCTCTAGATTCTTGGGTTGATTTTTATCTTGTTTAAGCTCCTTTTAATGTCATTTTGATGGCGAAGCGACCTGAATCATCAGTTGGATACTCTGTTACTATTCCAACCCCTCAGCAAGGGACTCAGTCACCTAGACCTGACACTGTATTTAGTCCTCCTCCTTTCCCATCATCCTCAGCAGGTCCTATATTTCCTCCACCAATTGTTCAACCAAACCAGATTCCTTCGCCGTCTATCAAGACTCCCAATTTACCATCACCTGCTAATGGAGTTAGAACTGGAAGCCCTGCTCCTCATCTAAGCACCCCACCTGGTCCTCCTGTGTTTTCGTCGCCGCTACAACCAGCTGCTGTGCCATTCAGAACTTCTCCAGCCACCCCTCAGCCTATTGCGTATTCCTCTGCTTCATCTCTGCCCACATCATCACCTCCCCAGTTTTCAAATGGGTCTGTTGAGCTGCATCACCAAATTTCTGATGTTACTGAAGATTGGACACCTACTGCAGAATCTCCAAATGTTCTATTCTCGGCTCACAAGGTAACCCTTTTAAGTTCTTATTTAAACTTGTTTCTATTGTATTGTTATCCTTATAAACCTGatagtaactcattctctaagAGTCGTACTTTAAGAGAGTCGGATCTCATATTTATGATGTTCTTTCTCTCCTGAAAGATCTTGATtgtgaattttaatattttctccCTGTACCTTAGAATAGTTGCAATGAGGatcttattcttcttctctGAAACATCAAATTGCAGgtcattttttcaatttgatcTTTTAATTCTAATATCAACTATTACTTTAATGTTAACTCTCACTGGATGTTGCTGTTCACTTTAGCCATTTATTCTTACTTATGATGATTGACTTTTCTTCTGAAGGTGTTGAAGCAGAAAAAACTTGCAAATATTCCAAGTCTAGGATTTGGTGCATTAGTTTCCTCCGGAAGGGAGATGTCACCTGGTCCGCAAATGATACAACGCGATCCCCATCGTTGCCATAATTGTGGCGCATACGCAAATCTTTATTGCAACATTTTACCTGGCTCAGGTCAGTGGCAGTGTGTGATATGTCGTAACCTCAATGGAAGTGAAGGGGACTATATAGCTTCCAACAAGGAAGAACTGCGCAATGTGCCAGAACTATCATTACCTTCAGTTGATTATGTCCAAACAGGGAACAAGAGGCCTGGTTTCTTTCCAGTGTCCGATTCCAGAGTGTCGGCACCAGTTGTTCTTGTAATAGACGAGTGCTTAGATGAACCTCATCTCCAGCATTTTCAGAGCTCATTGCATGCATTTGTGGATTCTTTGCCTCCAACAACAAGACTGGGGATTGTCACATATGGCAGCACGGTCTCTGTATATGATTTTTCTGAAGAATCGATTGCATCCGCTGATGTATTACCTGGTAACAAATCACCAGACCAAGAGTCTTTGAAGGCATTGATTTATGGGACCGGGATATACTTGTCTCCTATGCACGCATCTCTTCCTGTTGCACACTCAATATTCTCATCATTGAGGCCATACAAACTGGATATTCCAGAAGCTTCTAGAGATCGTTGCCTGGGTACAGCAGTTGAAGTTGCTTCGGCAATTATTCAAGGTCCATCGGCGGAAATGTCACAGGGTGTTGTTAAAAGGCCTGGTGGGAACAGCAGAATTATTGTTTGTGCTGGTGGACCAAATACATGTGGCCCTGGATCGGTTCCTCATTCTTTCTCACATCCAAACTATGCTCATATGGAGAAAATTGCATTGAAGTGGATGGAAACCCTAGGTCGTGAGGCATTCAGGAAAAACACAGTTATTGACATATTATGTGCAGGCACATGTCCAGTAAGAGTGCCTGTCCTGCAACCTCTTGCTAAAGCCTCGGGGGGTGTACTTATTCTCCACGATGATTTTGGAGAGGCTTTTGGTGTAAACTTGCAGAGAGCATCTGGGAGGGCTGCAGGTTCACATGGTTTACTTGAGGTCCGCTGTTCTGAGGATATTTTTGTTAGTCAAGTTATAGGGCCTGGTGAAGAGGCGCATGTGGACAGCAACGAAGTGTTTAAAAATGATGATGCTCTTGTCATTCAAATGCTAAGCATCGAAGAAACACAAAGTTTTGCATTATCAATGGAAACCAAGAGAGACATTAAGCGTGATTTTGTGTATTTCCAGTTTGCATTTAAGTTTTCTGATGTCTACCAATCGGATATCACCAGAGTCATCTCTGTTCGGTTGCCTACTGTGGACAGTGTTTCATCATATCTTCAAAGTGTTCAAGATGAAGTGGCTGCTGTTCTCATTGCCAAAAGGACACTTTTGAGAGCCAAGAATGCCAATGATGCACTTGATATGCGAGCCACGATTGATGAAAGAATCAAAGATATAACAAGCAAGTTTGGTTCTCAAATGCCCAAATCAAAGCTCTATCAGTTCCCGAGGGAGCTCTTGTTGTTGCCCGAAGTCTTATTCCATCTTAGAAGGGGGCCACTTCTAGGAAGCATTCTTGGTCATGAAGACGAGAGATCTGTGTTGCGGAACTTGTTTTTGAATGCAGCATTTGATTTGTCCCTCCGAATGGTGGCTCCTCGCTGTctgatgcatagacaaggtggCACTTTTGAGGAACTACCTGCTTATAACCTTGCTATGCAATCTGATGCAGCGGTTGTTCTTGATCATGGCACTGATGTCTTCATTTGGTTGGTAAGCAACTTTCCTCTTTCTTTAGAGTGCCATCAAAGAGCTTGTATTTAGCAATAGTAGTAAATCCTATAGTTTCTCTTTGCTTGTCATTTATCCTTCGTTAGCTCATGAAACTCATGCTTGGCTGAGAGCCACTATAATGTGCTATTTATTGTTATCACGAggctttttttttgttaagcgATAGCCGACAGCTCTCTATTGATGTCTCGCTATGAAGGTGCTGGATTTAATATAACAGATGGTGCAGAGCACTCTGATTTGAGCTGTATATCACAGGTTCACTTTTAGGAAGTAAAAAGGAATAAGCTGTAAACTATGGATTGGACTGGATGCAATGAATCTAAAGAACCTTCAGGATTGTCATGCCTCGGGAGTTGTAATACATAGTATTTAAGTTTAATTAAGAAGGGAGGAGGCTATATTAATCCTCGTAGGTGCATATATATTCTCTGTTTTTCTTTGAATTAATCATTATTAATGATTGTTAGGGTTTACAAGGAGGATAAGCAAAGAGTGGCTTGAGTTTTGACTAATATCTTGCAAAgaatcttgatttttcttagtGCATCCAAATAATAAACACGTCCACGTTGATCTTGAATTTAGAACCTGCTTTCTGAAATCTTTGGTTGAGATCAACTTCCAAGTAGACGCCGAATGCACCTGAATATTGACTTTTATGTGTATATCTTCATGTGTGTGCTTCCTTCCCATTTTCTATGTATTTGATGACTGATGTCACTAGAGATATCCTCTCTGAGCACGCCTGATGTACAAGGTTGATGGTTTGCAACCTAGTCGATTTTATCTTGTTCAACTGCTCTAGATTCATACTGGATGCTACTTCGAATGAAGAGCAGTGTAGATATTTCTGTTTTGTCAGTTTTTCCTATTTCAAATTATTGCAGTCATATGTCACTTGTCAGACTGACTTATTTGAGGAGTCATGTGACAGTTTTGAACATgagaattttattcttttcattccatttatttttcatttcaccGGATATGTTCAGGGCGCGGAACTTGACGCTCAGGAGGGAAAAGGTGCAGCAGCATTGGCAGCTTGCAGAACTTTAGCTGAAGAGCTCACGGAAATGCGGTTTCCAGCTCCTCGGATTCTTGCATTCAAGGTATACTTGTTTCCGAATCTAAGACCGTGCATTCTCATATGACGGAACAATTGAGATTTAAATATTGGTGTGTCACAGGAAGGAAGTTCTCAGGCTCGATATTTTGTTTCCCGGCTGATACCGGCACACAAGGACCCTCCTTATGAACAGGTAAATGGATTTCAACTTACGCCTGTCATTAGCCACTTTCAGGTACTATTAATTTTTGTCATTTCTGTTTAACGGACTGTTTAGCGGCAATGagttattgagctatgatttgAAAGGACTGGTCTTTCCGGAGCAGTATAATCTGAGATTCTCTCTAACTCGGGTTTAGGAATTTGATTTACGAAGTAACTTAAACCTTatgttgtgatgttgagaaATTAAATCAAGCCAACGAACAAGCACAAATAAGAGTTGCTACTCGAATTACGATGAAGAGGAAAGCATAGTTTGTAGAAGGAGAAAAATCTTTCCAGCTTAGAGCTATGGAGAAAATGTTGTCTGGTATTTTTATAGAAGTAGTTATGTCAGCAGATCTAGGTAGATAACAGAACCTGGGCATACAATATATTGGAGTTACCATTAGAAGGAACCAGAAAGCTATGTGGAAGATGGGGGATATCACTGCAATTGTAGGGACATTGTTGTGCAAATTTCAACATGTAGAAGACTGTTTGAATAGAAATCTTACTAAAAAGGACTCATCTGGATTTATGGCAAAAGGTGGAGGATTTGTGGCTTAAGTCGCAGGTTCAAGCTCCACACCACGCAAAGCGAAGCctggtatttaagtggagaaggctAGAGGGGCGCGCCCATGATCCACCAAGTTTAGAAGGCTGTGATTGGTCCAAAGGGCGGGTCACAGACGGATTTCTCGGTTATAAAAAAAAGGACTCGTCCGGATCGGAAATATatgaagtagaagaagaattcCCGAAATTAATCATAACTACAGATGTATTAATATTGCTATGGAACACTATAATTTGTGGTGAAAGGAACCAGCACAGCAACTATAATGAGCCATGCCATGTAGCAGCTTTGAGAAATGGCCACAAGGCTGTAATAACTATCAAATTCTGGTTGAAGAAAGCTCATTAAAACAGAAAATGAATTTCATGTATAGATATTTTGACAGTGGGTTGGTGATGTGATGAAAGCCCCCTACTCTTTGTAAATGCAGAGATGGACtggttttccttttttttgggggggttgGAGGGGAGGGGGTATTTTATCTGATGTTGGGCCAACGGTAGTTTCTCTTAAATGTTTGTCCCTACTATATCTTGTTTGTGGCCTCGTATAACAATACCTTGACACTATGAAGGATTTGCAGAGAAAATCACATACTTCTagaatttaatatgttaaagaAATCTTAGTAGatttcttgatattttcttttctgtttTGGTGAGTTGCTCTCATTATTTCTTTATCTACCTTTGGTCGTTGGCTGCTTGTTAGAAGTGTTGATAATCCAAGTTGGTTAATTTCATCTGTAGGGCTTCCATAATAATTCCTTATCGAACTCATTGACCAACACCTACCCTTCTTTTACTATTTGTTTGGCATTTCCATGCTATTCTTGTGCTCTGAACACTGAAGAGCCCAACAAAATGTGTTCCCTGTCATGAACCTCTTAACCAGCCATGGCTGATGCTGTCTCAAATCCTCCTTTCATTATTTACTGCTTTGCTTGCCATCCCACTCTGCACCTTGTCCCCTGTCCTATTAATCTTTTGGATCCACACTAcatgtttttgttgttgaaataaatatttttcctctCTGTTCTGACTGCAATGACATAGTGGGTTATATATCAGATGGTTTTAATTGGGGAAAGCAGAATTAATCATTCAGACAAATTTGCAACTTAGAGATCTTATCTGCTTCTTGCTTATTAATATTGCTCAGTTTTGCTTTCTTACGAATTTCAGTTCTAATACATTAAAAGGCATTCAAAATTGTAACTTTATGCTCAAATGATTGTGCAGGAAGCAAGATTCCCACAGCTTCGTACTTTGACTGCAGAACAGAGAACGAAGTTGAAAAGCAGCTTCCTTTACTTTGACGATCCCAGTTTCTGTGAATGGATGCGG comes from Solanum pennellii chromosome 1, SPENNV200 and encodes:
- the LOC107005902 gene encoding protein transport protein SEC23 → MAKRPESSVGYSVTIPTPQQGTQSPRPDTVFSPPPFPSSSAGPIFPPPIVQPNQIPSPSIKTPNLPSPANGVRTGSPAPHLSTPPGPPVFSSPLQPAAVPFRTSPATPQPIAYSSASSLPTSSPPQFSNGSVELHHQISDVTEDWTPTAESPNVLFSAHKVLKQKKLANIPSLGFGALVSSGREMSPGPQMIQRDPHRCHNCGAYANLYCNILPGSGQWQCVICRNLNGSEGDYIASNKEELRNVPELSLPSVDYVQTGNKRPGFFPVSDSRVSAPVVLVIDECLDEPHLQHFQSSLHAFVDSLPPTTRLGIVTYGSTVSVYDFSEESIASADVLPGNKSPDQESLKALIYGTGIYLSPMHASLPVAHSIFSSLRPYKLDIPEASRDRCLGTAVEVASAIIQGPSAEMSQGVVKRPGGNSRIIVCAGGPNTCGPGSVPHSFSHPNYAHMEKIALKWMETLGREAFRKNTVIDILCAGTCPVRVPVLQPLAKASGGVLILHDDFGEAFGVNLQRASGRAAGSHGLLEVRCSEDIFVSQVIGPGEEAHVDSNEVFKNDDALVIQMLSIEETQSFALSMETKRDIKRDFVYFQFAFKFSDVYQSDITRVISVRLPTVDSVSSYLQSVQDEVAAVLIAKRTLLRAKNANDALDMRATIDERIKDITSKFGSQMPKSKLYQFPRELLLLPEVLFHLRRGPLLGSILGHEDERSVLRNLFLNAAFDLSLRMVAPRCLMHRQGGTFEELPAYNLAMQSDAAVVLDHGTDVFIWLGAELDAQEGKGAAALAACRTLAEELTEMRFPAPRILAFKEGSSQARYFVSRLIPAHKDPPYEQEARFPQLRTLTAEQRTKLKSSFLYFDDPSFCEWMRSLKVLPPEPS